TATCATACCAGATGAAATAGAAGTAATAAGAGAGAAAGCAGTTAAATATGCTTCAGAGAATAATTTGGTAATTTTTACTGGAGGAACGGGATTGTCATACCGAGATGTAACACCAGAAGCTTTAATTCCAATTTTAGAACGAAGAATTCCTGGTGTAGAAGAAGCAATTCGAGATTACGGACAAGAACGAATGCCGTATGCAATGCTTTCAAGAAGTGTAGCTGGAACTATTGGAGATGCTTTAGTGTTGGCTTTACCAGGTTCTACAAATGGTGCTAAGGAATCAATGGATGCGGTTTTTCCATATTTATTACATGTTTTTAAAATTTTAAAAGGAGGTAATCACGATTCATGATAGAACATAAAAACATACTTGAAGATGATTTTGGTAGAAACCATACGTATTTGCGTATTTCTTTAACCGAAAAATGTAATTTACGTTGTACATATTGTATGCCTATAAATGGTGTTCCTTTAACACCAAAGAGTAATTTAATGACTTCAACAGAGGTCTTTGAAATTGCTAAAATATTTGCTGATTCTGGTGTGAATAAAATTCGACTTACAGGAGGAGAGCCTTTGTTAAGAAAGGACTTTCCTGAGATTGTTCAGAATCTTTCGAAACTAAATGTAAAGATTGCGCTTACGAGTAATGCTGTTTTAATTGATCGTTATATTGACGATTTAAAGCAATACGGAATAAACGATATTAATATCAGTTTAGATACGTTGGCAACAGATAAGTTTCTTCATATTGCGAAAAGAGATCAGTTTAAAAAAGTGTACGATAACCTTATTCTTTTGGTAGAAGAAGGATTTAAAGTCAAAGTTAATGTTGTGCTTATAAAAGGATTCAATGAGAATGAAATTGTTGATTTTATCAAGCTGACGAAAGATTTACCAATTTCTATTCGTTTTATAGAATTTATGCCATTCGATGGAAATAAATGGGAGAAAGACAAGATGATTTCTTACCAAGAAGTAATGGGATTCGTGGAACAAGGATTTGAAAAAAATGCAATAGAACGAATTGAAGACGCAAAAAATGATACTGCAAAGAACTACCAAATAAAAGGATTTCAAGGAAGTTTTGGTGTTATAAGTTCGGTTACCAATCCTTTTTGTGATTCGTGTAATCGAATTCGTTTAACTGCAGATGGAAAATTAAAAAACTGTTTGTTCTCAAGTACAGAAACAGATTTATTAACTCAATTCCGAGAAGGGAAATCTATAACACCTATCATTCAAAAAGTAATACGACAGAAGCATAAAATGAGAGGTGGAATGGATTCTATTGAGAAACTGGAAAATCCAGATCTACATCAACAAAATAGAAGTATGATAACCATTGGAGGTTAAAGCTTACTGTCACTTCACCATGAAGCAAAAAAAAATCAACTTAACTAACGTTTAAATTGATTTTTCTCTCGTGGGACTATTGTGTTAATAATACCCTAATATACATTATAACTTATAATTAACTCGTTGTGTAACGTTAAAAGGAATGTTTACTTCGATTAACGATTCTGTTTTAAAAGTTAAATGGAACTCAGTTCTTTAAATCGTTACTTTACTAAAACCTTCTTTTCATAACTACTTTTTGGAGCGCCACAAACGGAGCATTCATAGGATGATGGTAATTCTTCAAATGAAGTTCCTGGAGCAATGTTTTGTGTTACGTCTCCATAATCTTTATGATAAATTGTCATGCATTCCGAGCATTGGTGAATCTCTTCTTCCGTAGTTTCTTTTTTGCTAGTTTTTGGAGAATTTACTTCTTGTTCGCTTCCTAATTGTTCAAAATAAAGCTTACTCAATTCCATAAGTAATCCAGGAAGTTCAACTTTATCTACATCCTGAACATGAACAATATATTCGCGAGTGTTAGGATCGAAATTTTTAGCATAAAGTAAATTGTAAGTGTCTCTTATAACGAAATCTCCAATCTGTTCAGGTTGTTTGTTCTTTTCAATGACTATGGATGTAAAATTGTAAGAATTATGATCAAAATCTGTTATTCCAAAAGTTAAACCATAGGTACTGATATCATTCTGATCGAAGTTGGTTACTAAATATTTTTTAAGATTTAAAGCTTCAATATTGTTTACAGGTAAGTGCCAGTTTAATTCCAACATAGAGTGTCTTACATTAATACCAAATCTACCCAATAACTTTTCCCAAACTAATTTAGATTCAACTGGAATTCCTTTCACAATAAACGATTTCCAAGGTGTGATAGAAATTTTTCCAATTTTGTTTTCAAAACATAAATCACACATTTCTTTTAGAAAAGTTGTGTCGTATAAATTATTTCTCCAATATAATCCAAGCCAATATTTATCTTCTATTCTATTCATCCCTTCATAGTAAGGAAATGGATGAAACGGAACTTCTAAAGGTTTGTCTACAGTTCTATTATTTGTTTCGACAGCGTCATTTACCAGTTCAAAAACAGTATCTACATTCTCTGGCTCTTCAATTAAAACATCTTCTATGGCTTGAGCAACTTTATGTAAATCCCAGCTGTAAATTAAGGCTGGATAAATTTTTGTTTTTCTCCAATTCGGTAATCGTAAATATAAATACCAATAATCTTCATTTTCCGAAGCGATAAAGTTGATGTTTCCAGTAAATAAAGGAACTAATCTTTGCTTAGGATCAGTGATGTTAATTCGTAAAGTCGGTTTGTATTTAAATTGTTCAATTACATACAAATATCTAGCACTAGTTAGCCAAGAGGTATTCGTGAAAATATCAGAAGAAACGTAGGAAGAAGCAATGTTGTGAATTACATCTTCATCAGGAAAAACAAATTGAAGGGTTTTCAGTTCTTCCAAATCCTTCTTTTCAATGTCTTTTGGAAATATGATGTCTTGTCTGGAACCAAAAGAAATACTATTCATTCCTAAAGACTCCGCAGTTTCGCAAATATGTTTTAATTCCCCTGGAGATAAAACTCCTCCGTTAATTAGAATTCTATTTAGTTTTTTCATACTGTAGTCACTGAATTTTGAAGTATTTCTCGTACTTCAGTTTTACAACTTCCGCATCCTAATCCTGCACCTGTAGTTTTACATAATTCTGTAAAATTGGTGCATCCTTTTGTAATGGCTTCTTCAATATTTCCTTCACCTACTTGACTACAAGAACAAACCAATTTCCCTAAAGTTGGCTCATTATTTCCGCTTCCTCTAAGTAATGTGTCTCTTTTTTCGGCCATTTCAATTTTGCTCTCAATCATCATTTTAAATTCAGCAAATTCGCTTTTGTCTCCCATTAAAACAGCGCCAACAAGTAAGTCATCTTTAACAATACATTTCTTGTAATATCTTTTGGTCATGTCGGTAAATACAATTTCCTCATATCCATCTTCCTCAGAAATATTTATATCACCAATAGAGCAAAGGCTTAAATCATTAAACTTTAAAATGTTCATTAAAACGGATCCGTTATAGATGCTACTAATATCTCCAGCTAAATAATTAGCCAAAATAGTAGCTTGTTCTTCTGCGGCAGAGGTGATTCCGAATAACTGATTGTTAAATTCAGCGATTTCTCCAATGGCGAAAATATCTGGATTTGAAGTTTGTAAATACTGATTTACAATTACTCCTCTTCTGCAAGCAATACCGTTTTCTTTTGCAATTTCAATATTAGGTTTTGTTCCTATGGCATAAACTACGGCATGAGCAGAAATTGATTTTCCACTTTTTAAATTAATGTTCAATTCCCCAGTATCAGGATCATCAAAAACCGTATTCACTTCATTATCAAAATAAATTTGAATACCTCTTTCTTGAACATCTAAAGCCAATAATTTACTTGAAGTTTGATCTAATTGGCGTTCCATTAAGCGAGAAGCTCTTTGAATAATTGTAATCTTAACATTCTTATGCTTCATGGCAGCTGCTAATTCCAATCCTAATAACCCACCACCCACAATAACTACATGTTGTTGTTCTGGTGGCAGATTAGTTGCGTCTAAATACGATTTGAATCGATCAGCATCCGTTTTGTTTCGCATGGTAAATCTTCCAGGTAAATTTAATTGTGCGTCTTTTGGAACAAATGCTCTACTTCCTGTGGCAATAATTAATTTATCGAAAGAATGAATTTGGTTGTTACTATCAACAATAGTTTTGTTGTTCGTGTTTATTTTAGAAATAGTTGTTTCTGGATATAGATGTAAGTTTAATTCTTCTAATTCTAATCGTTTAATTTTAAGTAGTTCTTCCCAGCTTAGTTCTTCGGTAACATATTCGGGAAGTAAAACACGATTATAGAATAAATTAACTTCTTTAGAGAATACATGAATTTCATCTTGCTCATTATGTTCTCTATAATTTTGTACAAATCTAAAAGCCGCTGCACCTGCACCAATGACTATAATTTTCTCTGCTGGCTTTTTGTATTTGGATACAGCAACATGCGTGAATTTAAAATCAGGTTCCTTAGAAATAGGATCAACAACGGTTTTGGTTAAATTGTTGGTTCGATTTAAATTACTTTGTAATTGTTTTCCCCAGTGCATTGGCAAAAACACAACACCTTTTTTTACATTATCAGTTACTTTAGCTCTTACTCGTACAACTCCATGTTCATTTCTAACTTCAGTAATATCACCATCTTTAATTTTATTGAGATAAGCATCTACGGAGTTAATTTCTAAAACTGGAGAAGAATAATGAGTTTTTAATCTAGAAACCTTACCGGTTCTTGTCATGGTATGCCATTGATCGCGAATACGACCAGTCGTAAGAATTAATGGGTAATCAAAATTGTCTTCTAAAAGTTGTTTATAATCATCTGTGGGAAGGTTGAATTGTGCTTTTTGATTTGGTGTATAGAATTTTTTGTTTTCGAATAATCTTGGTGTTCCAGGATGTCTGTATTCAGGAACTGGCCATTGGAAAGTTCCTTCGTTCTTTAATCTATCATAATTCAGGAAAGAAACATCAATGTTTGTTCCTTTTGTCATTGATGCATATTCATCATAAATTTCACTGGTTTCAGCATAATTAAAACTTCTGAATCCCATACGTTGAGCAAAATCACAAAGAATTTCTGCGTCTGGTTTAGCTTCTCCAGGAGCATCAATAACTTTAGGCAAATAAGAAACTCTTCTTTCTGAGTTTGTCATTGTACCTTCTTTTTCTAACCAACCTGCGGCAGGTAATACTAAATCAGCAAATTTAACGGTGTCCGATTTGTGAGAAATGTCTTGAACCACAACAAATTTTGCATTGTTCATGGCTTTTTCAATTCTATGGGAATTTGGTAAGCTTACTAAAGGATTTGTGCAAACAATCCAAACAGCTTTCAATGTTCCATTTTCAAGAGCATCGAACATTTCTGTTGCTGTGAGTCCAGGTTTTGGAGAGATTTTTTCAACTCCCCAAAATTGAGCAACCTCTCTACGATGTTCTTCATTTAAAAGATTTTTGTGTACGGCAAGTAAATTCGCCATTCCACCAACTTCTCTTCCGCCCATTGCATTCGGTTGACCAGTTAATGAGAATGGTCCAGAACCTGGTTTGCCTACTTGCCCTGTGATTAAAGAAAGATTTAGTAAAGAAACATTTTTATCTGTACCAACAACACTTTGATTTAATCCCATTGCCCACATACTTATGAATCCTTTGGACATTCCTATAACACTTGCAGCTTTTTTGATTTCCTTTTCTGAAATGCCACAAATTTTAGCGGCTTGTTTTATAGAGGTTGAAAAGATTAAGTCTTTATATTTTTCATAACCATCTGTATGTTTTGAAATAAAGTCTTTGTCAATTAATCCTCTCTTGATTAAATATTGAGCAATTGCATTATAAAGAACAACATCGGTTCCAGGAAGTATTTGTAAATGTAAATCAGCAAAATTTGCAGAGTCGGTTTTTCGAGGGTCAACTACAATAATTTTTACATTCGGATTTTCTTCTTTTCGTTTTTCAATTCTTCTGAATAAAATAGGATGACACCAAGCAGGGTTTGCTCCTGTGATTAGAAAACAATCCGCTAGTTCAATATCTTCATAAGAAATAGGAACACTATCTTCTCCAAAAGTCTTTTTGTAACCAACAACAGCAGAACTCATACAAAGGCGAGAATTGGTATCAATATTGTTAGTTCCAAGAAATCCTTTAGTTAACTTGTTGGCAATGTAATATTCCTCAGTTAAACTTTGTCCAGAAACATAAAACCCAACACTATCTGGTCCGTGATTTTTGATAATCGATTTAAAAACACTCGCAGCTCTATCTAAGGCATCATCCCAACTTACACGTGCTCGAGGGTGAGAACGACTCCAACGCATTTCTGGATACAAAATTCTATCAGAAGTATCATTAACAACATAGTGCAAATTCATTCCTTTAGAACAAAGCATACCTTTATTTACAGGGTGATCTTTATCTCCTTTAACTGATATTTTGTTGTTTGCGTCTTTTTTAACAATGATACCGCAACCTACTCCGCAGTAAGAACATGTAGTTTTGAATTCCATAATTATTTGCTGTCTTCACAAATCTAAGTATTTATACTTAATTTTAAGAATATTGAGTAAGTATTTAGAGATAAATACCAAATTGACAAACTGACTCTTAATCGATTAAGAAATATGTAATTAGAGGGTGCTTATTTTATAAATATTGTTTTTCTGCGTGAGTACTTAAGCCATGATTTGAAAGATGCTCAGCTTCGAGTATGTTTATCTCTTTTATTAGGGTAAAAACTTGTACTTATGTGAGTTGCTTTATTTTAACGAATATGTATTCTTTTTGGGTTTGAGTCTTTTTTCATTAAAAAATATTCAATTAATTAATAATATTGCTGAAATTAAATCTAAAAATTAACATTTATTATGAATTACCCTTTCATTAATCAATTCATTAGAATTGGACTTGTTTCATTTGTTTTTTTGGTAAGTTGTGCTAAGAACGACGAATTAATATTAAATGACGAATTAGAAGTTACCTCTAGCAAGAATACGGTTACTTCTCAAAAGAATTCAAATTCATCAGATATGAATTTGGCTTCTATTTTACATTATAATATTAATGTGCGAGACTTTAGTAAATCTCGAAAATTTTATGAATTACTTGGTTTTGTTGCTACAATTGATTTGAATATTAATGTGACTGATCCTGAAGAAGCACAAGGATTAAACTTGCCTCCTTATTCCTTAAAAACTACGCCATTGGTATTGTTTGATCGATTCGTAATTGACTTGATAAAATTCAATGATCCTTATGATGATGCTCCACCACATACTGATGAGACTGCATTAGGAATTTCGACATTAAGTCTTAAAAGTAGTTGTGTATGGTGTGATATGAAACTGCTAAAAAGAAATGGATACACTTATGAATTGCTTGCTGGAAACTCTTTAAATCCTAAGAAAATTCGTGTTCAAGATCCAGATGGAAATATAATTTATATTCATCAAGTTTATGATGGTAACGTTCCTAATATTTTCGGTAAAGGTTCAGTAAACGGATTGTATTCGACGAATATTAATGTTAGTGATTTAGGAACTGCGATTGAATTTTACAGTGAGATCGGATTTGAAATTTTGAGTATGGAAAATGGAGTAGCTGATATTGGGTTACGAGATGGTAGAAAAATTACACTTACCGAATCTGACAGTGAATTAATGCCTTATGAAAAACTAAATCATTTAGGAATTGCTCGTATTGCGATTAATAGTGACGATTTGGATAGTGATATTGCTGCATTACATGCTAAAGGAATTCAAACATACAGTCCTGAAGCCATAAAACCAACAGGTCCGTTTTCTTTTATACGCTATGTTGCTTTTGAAGATCCAGATGGAACTGTAATTGAATTAGTACAGAATACGCTTTTTTAATAGGTTATAATTATAGCCAAAAGCTCAACAGATTATTCTGTTGGGCTTTCCTCATTTGGTGAAATGTATCTATTTCTGGCTCTATGCAATTGTCTTTGAATTTGAGTTCTTAACTTTTCTGGTTTTAGAATTTCGATAGACTCTCCATAACCTAGAATCACTCGCTCTAATTCAAAGTTAGGTTGTACTAGAATATTAAAAATTACACCATCCTCTGTTTCTTTAATTACACGTTGAGTATGATGAAAAGGCTTTGTAATTACATAAGGAGCCAATCTTCTTTCAATCCAAAACTCTATCCGTTGAGGTCTTGAATTTGAAACGGTAACACCAATTACATTTTTAAAATATTCGTCACCATCTATATTTTTATCAATATAATCAAGATCCGATACTTCTTTAATAGCTACAATTCTATCCAAAGCCAAATTCATATAATCGGATTTATGATACACGATTAAAAACCAACGGTTATTGAATTCTTTTAAAAGTTGTGGATGAACAATGAGTTGACTTTCTTTTCTAGCTTTGAAAGATTTATAAGTAATTTCAAGAACTATTTTTTTCTGAATTGCATTATACAAATGATCAATGAAATGTAATCCTTTTAACTGTTCATTCTTATCCAAATGAATAATTGCTCTATTGTTTTTTTGAGAAGAGTATACCGAATCTTCCAGTCGTTGTAAAACACCATCCATCTCTTTAAACAAGGAAAAATCTTTAAACTGACGAAGTACCTGAATAGCATCATTCATTACTTTAACATCATTTTCCGTAACAGGAATATTCATTATTGAATATCCTTCTTCAGCATATTTGTAATACTTACGTTGATAAACTTCAATAGGAGCATTATAACCCAATTTATCACTTCGCATCATTTGAATATCTAACTGAACGGTTCGTTTACTTACATAAACATCTTTTCCCTCATATTCATATAAAGCATCAGAACATGCATCAATCAAATCATCCAAAGTCCATTTACGCATCGTATTTCGTAAACATTGATCAATGGTTTTGTAGCGAATAAGTGCGTTTTTATTAGAAGCCATTTTTAAATCTGGTTTAATTCGTTTTGAAGATTTGTTTTTGCCTGTTCTTCAAATTTTGCAATAAAGGTATCGGTCTTATAAATAAGAGGTTTGTCAATAAAATGTTGCAATACTTTTTTTCTACCTTGTTTATATAAGAGACTAGGAACAAGTTTGTATTCGGTTCGAATAAACTTAGAGTATTGTTGATACACTTCAGAAGACTGACCTAAAATCGCTAAGTCAAAATCAATTAAATATTGAGTGTCTAAATATTCACTTTCATGGGTTTTTGTTGCGATAATCTGTTCTTTAATAATCTCTAAACTTAATTTTGGTAATAAAGTACTTAAGACTTCTAAGGCAAAATCAGCACTTTTCTCTTCGTTATCTTTTTTCCAGATGTTATAAATAATATCATGATAAAAAATAGAAAAAGCTACTGCATCAGGTTGTTCAAGATGAGTTTTATAATCATCAAAATAAGAGAATAGTTCTTCTAAATGTTTTAGATTATGGTAGGTTCTGTGTTTTTCAGTATACTTTGATTCTATTGATTTCCATAAAGAAGAAATCAACGTAGTATCATTTGTAAAACGACTTAATAAGTGGATAAAACGTTCTTGTAAAGTCAACTTTTTCAATTAAATAGTTTGCTTTACAAAAATAAAAACTAATTTTATACCGACTTTAAAAGGAATAAAGTTATTCGTTCTTTTACTTTTTGTTCAACAATAGTCTTTGAATTAATGTTTAATTTAAATACAAATAATTATGAATTGGAAAATTCAAAAGCTATTGAATGGAGAAACAATTATCTCTAAAGAACCAGGAAACTCAATGTTACCAATTTTGAAATCTAGACAACCTGTGGTTTTAAAACCAGTGGATTGGCAAGATTGTAAAGAAGGCGATATCGTTTTTTGTAAAGTACGGGGAAATTGTTTTACACATTTAGTAAAAGGTAAAAACGACAAACGAGGATTACTAATAGGTAATAATCGTGGACATCTTAACGGATGGACGAAAAATGTTTATGGTATAGTAACTGAAATCTTACCATTTAAGTAGTGCTAGTCAGCACTTTTTTTGTTTATAGACCTTTCTACTCTCAAATAAAATTTTTCTAATTAATTTTTATTACGCAAAAACATTGCGCAATAATATAAAATATTTGCAGTGTGATTAAGAAAAGAAAACGCCGTAAGTGGGAAAATGCTATGAGAAAACAACTAAAAATTAAAACGTGAAAAGAAAAGATTAAAAGGAAATGAGATGGGAACAAAAATTTTAAACATTGAAAAATTAGAGAAAGCAATTGCAAAAGGATATATTCATAAGAATAAACATCCGAAGGAAAACCTATGGATTTATAATTATACGCAGTCTGCTCAATATGAAGCTTATTGGACTACTGAAACATTACAATGTCGAGGTTTGATTTTAGATTCAGAGTATACTATTATAGCGAATCCAATTGCAAAGTTTTTCAATGTAGAAGAAGTTGGATATGATAAATTACCGAATCTTCCTTTTGAAATTTTTGAAAAAATGGATGGTTCTTTAGGAATTTTATACTGGTTACGTAATGAGCCATTCATTGCTACTCGAGGATCATTTAATAGCAAACAGGCAATTAAAGCGAATGAACTTTTAAAGTCAAAATATAAAGGTTCTATTGATAAATTAGATAAAAGTAAAACGTATGTTTTTGAAATTATTTATCCTGAAAATAGAATTCTTGTTGATTACGGAGAAACAGAACAATTGGTTCTTTTAGCAATTATCGATACTCAAACAGGAATTGAGGAAAATTTACGAGATATTGGATTTCCACTTCCAAAAGTATTTCCTTCAAAAAGTATTGCTGAATTAAAAGGATTGAATTGGGATAATAAAGAAGGTTTTGTAATTAAGTTCGAAAATGGATTTCGAGTAAAAGTAAAATTCGAACAATATGTAGAATTGCATAAAATTATTACCCAAATTTCGTCGATTACTATTTGGGAAACTTTAAAAGAAGAAGGAAGTTTATTGAAATGGATTGAAGATGTTCCAGATGAGTTTTTTAAATGGGTACGTAAAACCGAATTCGAATTGAAGTCTAAGTTTACATCAATTGAAAGTATCGCCAAAAAAGAATATAAACTATT
This genomic window from Tenacibaculum sp. 190524A05c contains:
- the moaA gene encoding GTP 3',8-cyclase MoaA codes for the protein MIEHKNILEDDFGRNHTYLRISLTEKCNLRCTYCMPINGVPLTPKSNLMTSTEVFEIAKIFADSGVNKIRLTGGEPLLRKDFPEIVQNLSKLNVKIALTSNAVLIDRYIDDLKQYGINDINISLDTLATDKFLHIAKRDQFKKVYDNLILLVEEGFKVKVNVVLIKGFNENEIVDFIKLTKDLPISIRFIEFMPFDGNKWEKDKMISYQEVMGFVEQGFEKNAIERIEDAKNDTAKNYQIKGFQGSFGVISSVTNPFCDSCNRIRLTADGKLKNCLFSSTETDLLTQFREGKSITPIIQKVIRQKHKMRGGMDSIEKLENPDLHQQNRSMITIGG
- a CDS encoding rubredoxin — its product is MKKLNRILINGGVLSPGELKHICETAESLGMNSISFGSRQDIIFPKDIEKKDLEELKTLQFVFPDEDVIHNIASSYVSSDIFTNTSWLTSARYLYVIEQFKYKPTLRINITDPKQRLVPLFTGNINFIASENEDYWYLYLRLPNWRKTKIYPALIYSWDLHKVAQAIEDVLIEEPENVDTVFELVNDAVETNNRTVDKPLEVPFHPFPYYEGMNRIEDKYWLGLYWRNNLYDTTFLKEMCDLCFENKIGKISITPWKSFIVKGIPVESKLVWEKLLGRFGINVRHSMLELNWHLPVNNIEALNLKKYLVTNFDQNDISTYGLTFGITDFDHNSYNFTSIVIEKNKQPEQIGDFVIRDTYNLLYAKNFDPNTREYIVHVQDVDKVELPGLLMELSKLYFEQLGSEQEVNSPKTSKKETTEEEIHQCSECMTIYHKDYGDVTQNIAPGTSFEELPSSYECSVCGAPKSSYEKKVLVK
- a CDS encoding molybdopterin-dependent oxidoreductase — protein: MEFKTTCSYCGVGCGIIVKKDANNKISVKGDKDHPVNKGMLCSKGMNLHYVVNDTSDRILYPEMRWSRSHPRARVSWDDALDRAASVFKSIIKNHGPDSVGFYVSGQSLTEEYYIANKLTKGFLGTNNIDTNSRLCMSSAVVGYKKTFGEDSVPISYEDIELADCFLITGANPAWCHPILFRRIEKRKEENPNVKIIVVDPRKTDSANFADLHLQILPGTDVVLYNAIAQYLIKRGLIDKDFISKHTDGYEKYKDLIFSTSIKQAAKICGISEKEIKKAASVIGMSKGFISMWAMGLNQSVVGTDKNVSLLNLSLITGQVGKPGSGPFSLTGQPNAMGGREVGGMANLLAVHKNLLNEEHRREVAQFWGVEKISPKPGLTATEMFDALENGTLKAVWIVCTNPLVSLPNSHRIEKAMNNAKFVVVQDISHKSDTVKFADLVLPAAGWLEKEGTMTNSERRVSYLPKVIDAPGEAKPDAEILCDFAQRMGFRSFNYAETSEIYDEYASMTKGTNIDVSFLNYDRLKNEGTFQWPVPEYRHPGTPRLFENKKFYTPNQKAQFNLPTDDYKQLLEDNFDYPLILTTGRIRDQWHTMTRTGKVSRLKTHYSSPVLEINSVDAYLNKIKDGDITEVRNEHGVVRVRAKVTDNVKKGVVFLPMHWGKQLQSNLNRTNNLTKTVVDPISKEPDFKFTHVAVSKYKKPAEKIIVIGAGAAAFRFVQNYREHNEQDEIHVFSKEVNLFYNRVLLPEYVTEELSWEELLKIKRLELEELNLHLYPETTISKINTNNKTIVDSNNQIHSFDKLIIATGSRAFVPKDAQLNLPGRFTMRNKTDADRFKSYLDATNLPPEQQHVVIVGGGLLGLELAAAMKHKNVKITIIQRASRLMERQLDQTSSKLLALDVQERGIQIYFDNEVNTVFDDPDTGELNINLKSGKSISAHAVVYAIGTKPNIEIAKENGIACRRGVIVNQYLQTSNPDIFAIGEIAEFNNQLFGITSAAEEQATILANYLAGDISSIYNGSVLMNILKFNDLSLCSIGDINISEEDGYEEIVFTDMTKRYYKKCIVKDDLLVGAVLMGDKSEFAEFKMMIESKIEMAEKRDTLLRGSGNNEPTLGKLVCSCSQVGEGNIEEAITKGCTNFTELCKTTGAGLGCGSCKTEVREILQNSVTTV
- a CDS encoding VOC family protein gives rise to the protein MNYPFINQFIRIGLVSFVFLVSCAKNDELILNDELEVTSSKNTVTSQKNSNSSDMNLASILHYNINVRDFSKSRKFYELLGFVATIDLNINVTDPEEAQGLNLPPYSLKTTPLVLFDRFVIDLIKFNDPYDDAPPHTDETALGISTLSLKSSCVWCDMKLLKRNGYTYELLAGNSLNPKKIRVQDPDGNIIYIHQVYDGNVPNIFGKGSVNGLYSTNINVSDLGTAIEFYSEIGFEILSMENGVADIGLRDGRKITLTESDSELMPYEKLNHLGIARIAINSDDLDSDIAALHAKGIQTYSPEAIKPTGPFSFIRYVAFEDPDGTVIELVQNTLF
- a CDS encoding WYL domain-containing protein, with translation MASNKNALIRYKTIDQCLRNTMRKWTLDDLIDACSDALYEYEGKDVYVSKRTVQLDIQMMRSDKLGYNAPIEVYQRKYYKYAEEGYSIMNIPVTENDVKVMNDAIQVLRQFKDFSLFKEMDGVLQRLEDSVYSSQKNNRAIIHLDKNEQLKGLHFIDHLYNAIQKKIVLEITYKSFKARKESQLIVHPQLLKEFNNRWFLIVYHKSDYMNLALDRIVAIKEVSDLDYIDKNIDGDEYFKNVIGVTVSNSRPQRIEFWIERRLAPYVITKPFHHTQRVIKETEDGVIFNILVQPNFELERVILGYGESIEILKPEKLRTQIQRQLHRARNRYISPNEESPTE
- a CDS encoding phage repressor protein, with amino-acid sequence MNWKIQKLLNGETIISKEPGNSMLPILKSRQPVVLKPVDWQDCKEGDIVFCKVRGNCFTHLVKGKNDKRGLLIGNNRGHLNGWTKNVYGIVTEILPFK
- a CDS encoding T4 RnlA family RNA ligase; translation: MGTKILNIEKLEKAIAKGYIHKNKHPKENLWIYNYTQSAQYEAYWTTETLQCRGLILDSEYTIIANPIAKFFNVEEVGYDKLPNLPFEIFEKMDGSLGILYWLRNEPFIATRGSFNSKQAIKANELLKSKYKGSIDKLDKSKTYVFEIIYPENRILVDYGETEQLVLLAIIDTQTGIEENLRDIGFPLPKVFPSKSIAELKGLNWDNKEGFVIKFENGFRVKVKFEQYVELHKIITQISSITIWETLKEEGSLLKWIEDVPDEFFKWVRKTEFELKSKFTSIESIAKKEYKLLETDRETAEYFKTCTYPAVMFSMKNNKNYDPIIWKMIRPEFEKAYSNENN